Proteins from one Mesorhizobium sp. M9A.F.Ca.ET.002.03.1.2 genomic window:
- a CDS encoding NYN domain-containing protein, whose product MPTEPRSPRLAVLIDADNASAKIADGLFEEIAKIGEASVRRIYGDFSSTRSKAWADVLSKHAIIPQQQFAYTTGKNASDITLVIDAMDLLHSGRFEGFCLVSSDSDFTRLAARIREHGIDVYGFGEQKTPESFRQACRRFVYTENLLPTAPANAQDTAPTKSLQPPSAATPIITKVISQMETEDGWVPLGIVGNQLANLASDFDPRTFGFRKLSDLVRKTNAFEIDHPEGGAVRIRIKPAAGKQERSKSAASR is encoded by the coding sequence TTGCCGACCGAACCACGTTCTCCACGGCTTGCAGTGCTGATCGACGCAGATAACGCTTCTGCCAAGATTGCCGACGGGTTGTTCGAGGAAATCGCAAAGATCGGCGAGGCAAGCGTTCGTCGCATCTACGGCGACTTCTCCAGCACCCGTTCGAAGGCATGGGCCGATGTGCTCTCGAAGCACGCGATCATCCCGCAGCAGCAATTCGCCTACACCACCGGCAAGAACGCATCCGACATTACGCTCGTCATAGACGCGATGGACCTCCTCCACAGCGGGCGGTTCGAGGGCTTCTGCCTGGTGTCCTCCGACAGCGATTTCACCCGCCTCGCCGCTCGCATCAGGGAACACGGGATCGACGTGTACGGATTTGGCGAGCAGAAGACACCGGAGAGTTTTCGGCAGGCATGCCGCCGGTTCGTGTACACCGAAAACCTCCTTCCGACTGCGCCAGCCAACGCTCAGGATACGGCGCCCACGAAATCGCTGCAGCCGCCCAGCGCCGCGACGCCGATCATCACCAAGGTCATTTCACAGATGGAAACCGAGGACGGCTGGGTGCCGCTCGGCATTGTCGGCAATCAGCTCGCCAATCTGGCATCGGACTTCGATCCCAGAACCTTTGGCTTTCGCAAGCTGAGCGACCTCGTGCGGAAGACCAATGCCTTTGAGATCGATCATCCCGAGGGTGGAGCGGTGCGTATAAGGATCAAGCCGGCGGCTGGAAAGCAGGAGAGATCGAAATCGGCAGCGTCGCGCTGA
- a CDS encoding DUF982 domain-containing protein: protein MRDEQFDVPVTIESGRIGRSLYVTRTVQAASLLVDKWPDEMRGPKYRAALKAMMDAMEQRRAVGSARRAFTAAAKEANVFVREGRH from the coding sequence ATGCGTGATGAACAATTCGACGTTCCCGTGACAATCGAGAGCGGACGGATCGGACGCTCCCTTTATGTGACGAGAACGGTCCAGGCGGCCTCGCTTCTGGTCGACAAGTGGCCAGACGAAATGCGCGGGCCGAAATACCGCGCGGCCTTGAAAGCCATGATGGATGCGATGGAGCAGCGGCGGGCGGTCGGCAGCGCGCGGCGCGCATTCACAGCCGCAGCCAAGGAAGCCAATGTGTTTGTGCGCGAAGGCCGGCACTAA
- a CDS encoding DUF3606 domain-containing protein translates to MADDKTRTDNRDRSRAAGDEDYEVRHLAEEAGITPGQARTLIKRHGTDRKVLNEIAESIKAL, encoded by the coding sequence ATGGCCGACGACAAGACCAGGACCGACAACCGCGATCGTTCACGAGCAGCCGGCGATGAAGACTATGAGGTGAGGCATCTCGCCGAGGAGGCTGGCATCACTCCGGGCCAAGCCCGCACGCTCATCAAGCGCCACGGCACCGATCGCAAGGTGCTGAATGAGATCGCCGAGAGCATAAAGGCGTTGTAA
- a CDS encoding response regulator transcription factor: MTASTLRVLVVDDEPPIRKLLRMGLGTHGYDVLEAPNGKAGLELLAQNPDLIILDLGLPDIDGLELLRMIRARNEGVPIVVLSSRGDEAGKVQALDFGADDYVTKPFGMDELLARMRAALRHQLQVQGERPIFHVGDLSVDLVRRIVKMGEEEIKLSPKEYDLLRLMVQHAGKVLTHRFLLSEIWDGLTDTQYLRVYVRQIRQKIEKNPERPQYILTETGIGYRLRAPN; the protein is encoded by the coding sequence ATGACTGCTTCCACGCTCCGGGTTTTGGTCGTCGACGACGAGCCGCCCATCCGCAAGCTGCTGCGCATGGGTTTGGGGACTCACGGCTATGACGTCCTGGAAGCGCCGAACGGAAAGGCCGGCCTGGAGTTGTTGGCCCAGAATCCCGACCTGATCATTCTCGATCTCGGTCTTCCCGACATCGATGGCCTCGAATTGTTGAGGATGATCCGCGCGCGCAACGAAGGTGTCCCAATCGTGGTTCTGTCAAGCCGGGGCGACGAGGCTGGCAAGGTCCAGGCGCTCGATTTCGGCGCCGACGATTACGTCACGAAACCTTTCGGCATGGATGAGCTTCTCGCACGAATGCGAGCCGCGCTTCGGCACCAGCTCCAGGTGCAGGGCGAGCGACCGATTTTCCATGTCGGCGATCTTTCCGTCGATCTGGTGCGTCGCATCGTGAAGATGGGCGAAGAAGAAATAAAGCTCTCGCCCAAGGAGTATGATCTGCTGCGTCTGATGGTTCAGCACGCCGGCAAGGTTCTGACCCACAGATTCTTGTTGAGCGAAATCTGGGACGGTCTGACCGACACCCAATACCTGCGCGTCTACGTCCGGCAGATCAGGCAGAAGATCGAAAAGAATCCTGAACGCCCCCAATATATCCTCACGGAGACCGGGATCGGCTATCGGCTGCGCGCACCGAACTGA
- a CDS encoding sensor histidine kinase KdpD gives MPEERRDHDKRPSPDALLEAARMEEGRAGKLRIFVGAAPGVGKTYEMLQTARARKKDGHDVVVGVVETHRRIETEALLEGLEVIPRRRIEYKGRWLEEMDLDAILARRPQIVLVDELAHTNAAGSRHPKRYLDVQEILNSGIDVYTTVNIQHIESLNDVVAQITRIRVRETVPDSIFDRADSVELIDLTPEDLIGRLKEGKVYIPKQAERALEHFFSPANLTALRELALRRTADRVDEQLLTQMQARAIAGPWPAGERILVCISEDPRAVGLVRYTKRLADRLHAPWTALSIETRRSLQLNEEQRDRVADTLRMAQSLEGEAITIPGGARSVADDLIAYAQANNITHIVIGKSTRSRWFEILHGSVVHDLLRGAGNISVHVIAGEELKSDLIPRKTVTTAERPQPFDFLPYAYAALAVAAAVAMSIALWPLIGVTNTDLVFLTAVVGIAVRFGLWPSLLASVVSALCYNFFFTKPYYTFFISDPTNIIAVLFFTIVAIVVSNVAARARAHALVAMARARTTELLYSFTQKLASVGILDDVLWATAYQTALMLKVRVVLLLPENGSIAVKAGYPPEDTLDEADLAAAKWAWQSNRPAGRGSENLPGAKRLFLPIRTGRGAVGVVGIDSDKPGPLLTPDGRRLLDALADQAALAIERVHLVEDMERVKHTVETEQLRSALLTSISHDLKTPLSAVLGSAEAMRNMWPDLADAQRADLLATIIDEAERLNRFIANLLDMTKLESGAIVANTSLHDVGEIVGSALDRAARILDQHEVELEFAPDLPMLMLDAVLFEQALFNLLDNAAKYSPAGTTIRIEGWRDENSVCLEVFDEGGGIPIADLEHIFDKFYRARKGDQVRAGTGLGLAISQGFIEAMNGTITAANRSDRSGAVFTIRMPVPANSKQLDTAA, from the coding sequence ATGCCGGAAGAACGACGAGACCATGACAAGCGACCCTCTCCCGACGCCTTGCTCGAGGCGGCCCGGATGGAGGAAGGCCGAGCCGGCAAGCTTCGCATTTTTGTCGGAGCCGCACCTGGCGTCGGCAAGACATACGAAATGCTGCAGACCGCCCGTGCCCGGAAAAAGGACGGCCACGATGTCGTCGTGGGGGTTGTGGAAACCCATCGCAGGATAGAGACCGAGGCGCTGCTGGAAGGGCTGGAAGTCATTCCTCGGCGAAGGATCGAGTATAAGGGCCGATGGCTCGAGGAAATGGATCTCGACGCCATCCTGGCGCGCCGTCCACAAATCGTCCTCGTCGACGAGCTCGCCCATACCAATGCAGCAGGCAGCCGCCACCCCAAGCGCTACCTCGATGTGCAGGAAATCTTGAACAGCGGCATCGACGTCTATACCACAGTCAATATCCAGCACATTGAAAGCCTGAACGACGTCGTTGCGCAGATTACGCGAATCCGCGTTCGGGAGACGGTTCCGGATTCAATCTTTGACCGAGCCGATTCCGTCGAGCTGATCGATCTCACGCCGGAAGATCTCATCGGACGCCTCAAGGAAGGGAAGGTCTATATTCCCAAGCAAGCCGAGCGGGCGCTGGAGCACTTCTTCTCGCCAGCCAATCTGACGGCGCTGCGTGAGCTTGCCCTGCGCCGCACGGCTGATCGCGTCGACGAGCAATTGCTGACCCAGATGCAGGCCCGCGCCATCGCCGGACCATGGCCGGCCGGCGAACGCATTCTGGTCTGCATCAGCGAGGATCCACGCGCCGTAGGGCTCGTACGCTACACCAAACGCCTCGCGGATCGCCTGCACGCTCCTTGGACGGCACTCTCAATCGAAACGCGGCGCAGCCTGCAGCTGAATGAAGAACAGCGTGACCGCGTAGCAGATACGCTTCGCATGGCGCAGAGCCTTGAGGGAGAGGCCATTACCATCCCAGGGGGCGCGCGCAGTGTCGCCGATGACCTGATCGCCTACGCACAGGCGAACAACATCACGCATATCGTCATCGGCAAGTCGACCCGCTCGCGATGGTTCGAGATTCTGCACGGCTCCGTCGTGCATGACCTTTTGCGTGGCGCCGGCAACATCAGCGTTCACGTCATTGCCGGCGAGGAGCTGAAGAGCGATCTCATTCCCAGGAAGACCGTGACGACGGCCGAACGGCCGCAGCCCTTCGACTTTCTACCCTACGCTTATGCAGCGCTCGCAGTCGCTGCGGCGGTCGCAATGAGCATAGCGTTATGGCCGTTGATCGGCGTCACGAATACCGACCTCGTCTTCCTCACCGCTGTCGTCGGTATCGCTGTGCGCTTCGGCTTGTGGCCTTCGCTTCTTGCCAGCGTCGTATCGGCGCTTTGCTACAATTTCTTTTTCACCAAACCTTACTACACATTCTTCATTTCCGATCCAACGAACATCATAGCTGTCCTGTTCTTCACGATCGTCGCCATTGTCGTTTCGAATGTTGCGGCGCGGGCGCGCGCACACGCCCTCGTTGCGATGGCCCGCGCCCGCACCACGGAGCTGCTTTATTCCTTCACGCAAAAGCTCGCCAGCGTCGGTATCCTCGACGATGTTCTCTGGGCAACTGCTTACCAGACAGCATTGATGCTGAAAGTACGGGTGGTCCTGCTCCTGCCGGAAAATGGTTCGATTGCCGTCAAGGCCGGCTATCCGCCCGAAGATACTCTGGACGAAGCCGATTTGGCGGCGGCCAAGTGGGCCTGGCAAAGCAATCGCCCCGCCGGGCGCGGCTCCGAGAACCTGCCCGGTGCCAAGCGCTTGTTCCTGCCCATACGGACCGGACGCGGGGCGGTGGGTGTTGTCGGCATCGACAGCGACAAGCCGGGGCCGCTTCTCACGCCGGACGGGCGTCGCCTGCTCGACGCCTTGGCCGATCAGGCGGCGCTGGCGATCGAGCGGGTCCACCTGGTCGAGGACATGGAGCGCGTCAAACATACCGTTGAAACCGAGCAGCTACGGTCGGCGCTCCTGACATCGATCTCGCATGACCTGAAGACCCCGCTTTCCGCGGTGCTCGGATCGGCGGAAGCGATGCGGAATATGTGGCCCGACCTCGCCGATGCGCAAAGAGCCGATCTGCTTGCGACGATCATCGACGAGGCCGAGCGGCTCAACCGGTTCATCGCCAACCTCCTCGACATGACCAAGCTCGAATCGGGCGCGATCGTTGCGAACACATCCCTGCACGATGTCGGAGAAATCGTCGGAAGCGCGCTTGATCGCGCTGCCCGAATTCTTGACCAGCACGAGGTCGAGCTGGAGTTCGCCCCCGACCTGCCGATGCTGATGCTCGATGCCGTTCTGTTCGAGCAGGCACTGTTCAATCTCCTGGACAATGCGGCCAAGTACTCCCCGGCCGGGACGACCATCCGCATAGAGGGCTGGCGTGATGAAAATTCGGTCTGCCTGGAGGTGTTCGATGAGGGCGGCGGTATTCCGATTGCCGATTTGGAACACATCTTCGACAAGTTCTATCGGGCACGAAAGGGTGATCAAGTTCGGGCCGGCACCGGCCTGGGGCTGGCGATTTCGCAGGGGTTCATCGAAGCGATGAACGGGACGATCACCGCGGCGAACCGCTCGGACCGCTCCGGAGCGGTGTTCACGATCAGGATGCCCGTTCCCGCGAATTCCAAGCAATTGGACACTGCCGCATGA
- a CDS encoding potassium-transporting ATPase subunit C encodes MEPFIASIRLVVASMLICVAGYATVIWGIGQVINPEAAAGSLITRPDGTVAGSQLIAQKFTQPKYFWSRPSAVDYNGAGAAGSNKSPTSPDLTDRAREIVAQYGATAENPLPPELAAASGGGLDPHISEEAALYQASRIATARSLSRSQVEALVKDHAFAPGGFLTPGRLVNVLELNLALDQVGTAQ; translated from the coding sequence ATGGAACCTTTCATCGCTAGCATCCGCCTCGTCGTGGCCAGCATGCTCATCTGCGTTGCCGGCTACGCGACTGTGATCTGGGGGATCGGTCAGGTCATCAACCCTGAGGCCGCGGCAGGTTCGCTGATAACCCGCCCGGACGGAACAGTGGCTGGCAGCCAGCTGATCGCGCAGAAATTCACCCAGCCGAAGTACTTTTGGTCACGGCCCTCGGCGGTGGACTATAATGGCGCCGGCGCAGCAGGCAGCAACAAGTCGCCCACAAGCCCCGATCTTACTGATCGGGCTCGCGAGATCGTCGCGCAATACGGAGCTACCGCCGAAAACCCGTTGCCGCCCGAATTGGCCGCAGCGTCGGGCGGCGGCCTCGATCCCCATATCAGCGAGGAGGCCGCTCTCTATCAGGCCTCGCGGATCGCTACGGCGCGCAGTCTTTCGCGGTCGCAAGTCGAGGCCTTGGTCAAGGACCATGCTTTCGCGCCGGGCGGCTTCCTTACCCCGGGTCGGCTGGTGAATGTGCTGGAACTCAATCTCGCACTCGACCAGGTCGGGACGGCTCAATGA
- the kdpA gene encoding potassium-transporting ATPase subunit KdpA, with translation MFAYAILFVVFIVGGTALLSWPLGRYMKWAMDPDAPDVGAAGRFNGIFRAFGGSITRAQQDWQRYLVAMLVFNVVMFVVSFGILALQQHLPLNPDGMEAAEGSLIFNTAASFTSNTNLQHYSGESTWSYMSQLGALMWLQFVSAATGIAALAALARGLAGKGMGNFFVDVQRASFLVLLPVALVVASAMVIGGMPMTFQGSAVATTLEGVQQTIARGPVAAFVAIKQLGTNGGGFFGPNSTHPFENPNFWTNALSMISIIIIPMACVWMFGRIIGRMRHATVVFGVMLALVLTRITFAVYFETAPTQAFAQLPIEQTVGNLEGKELRFGTTSGPTWAVLTTSTSNGSVGAMHDSLNPLAGLMPMIGMWLNEDFGGVGVGMINMFLYIVVGVFIAGMMVGRTPEYLGWRIEAREVKLAILALLAHGLFILGGTAIFAATPWGQDVLNNIGPHGFSEMLYEFSSASANNGSGFEGLGDNTVPWNVATGIVMLLARFIPIILPLAIVGSLMTKRRTAESAGTLGVEDGTFAGMLVATILVVGALTFFPAATLGPVAEHLIYMN, from the coding sequence ATGTTTGCATATGCCATTCTATTCGTCGTTTTCATCGTTGGCGGCACTGCCCTTCTGTCCTGGCCGCTCGGCCGCTATATGAAGTGGGCGATGGACCCGGACGCACCCGACGTCGGCGCGGCCGGACGGTTCAACGGGATATTCCGAGCCTTCGGCGGCTCGATCACGCGCGCGCAGCAGGACTGGCAGCGGTACCTGGTCGCCATGCTCGTTTTCAACGTGGTGATGTTTGTGGTGAGCTTCGGCATCCTGGCCCTGCAGCAACATCTGCCGCTCAACCCGGACGGCATGGAGGCTGCCGAAGGAAGCCTGATCTTCAACACTGCGGCTTCCTTCACCTCCAACACCAATCTCCAGCATTATTCGGGCGAATCGACCTGGAGCTACATGTCGCAGCTCGGCGCGCTGATGTGGCTGCAGTTCGTGTCGGCGGCGACCGGCATTGCCGCCTTGGCAGCGCTTGCGCGCGGTCTCGCGGGAAAAGGCATGGGCAACTTCTTCGTCGACGTGCAGCGCGCCTCGTTTCTGGTGCTGCTGCCCGTGGCGCTCGTTGTCGCGTCGGCCATGGTGATCGGCGGCATGCCGATGACGTTTCAGGGCTCGGCGGTCGCGACGACCCTGGAAGGCGTCCAGCAGACAATTGCACGCGGACCTGTCGCGGCGTTCGTCGCCATCAAGCAGCTCGGCACCAATGGCGGCGGCTTCTTCGGGCCAAACAGCACGCACCCGTTCGAGAATCCGAACTTCTGGACCAACGCACTCTCGATGATTTCCATCATCATCATCCCGATGGCATGCGTGTGGATGTTCGGCCGGATTATCGGACGCATGCGTCACGCAACCGTCGTGTTCGGCGTGATGTTGGCGCTGGTGCTGACCAGGATCACTTTTGCTGTCTATTTCGAAACGGCTCCCACGCAGGCCTTTGCCCAGCTTCCGATCGAACAGACTGTCGGCAACCTGGAAGGCAAGGAGCTGCGCTTCGGCACTACGTCAGGGCCGACCTGGGCCGTGCTGACCACGTCGACCAGCAACGGCTCGGTTGGCGCAATGCATGACAGCCTGAACCCGCTCGCCGGTCTCATGCCAATGATCGGCATGTGGCTGAACGAGGATTTCGGCGGCGTCGGCGTCGGCATGATCAACATGTTCCTCTATATCGTCGTCGGAGTATTCATCGCCGGCATGATGGTGGGGCGAACGCCAGAATACCTCGGCTGGCGCATAGAGGCCCGGGAGGTCAAGCTCGCCATCCTCGCGCTTCTGGCCCACGGGCTCTTCATTCTTGGCGGCACCGCCATCTTCGCCGCCACGCCGTGGGGCCAGGACGTGCTGAACAATATCGGCCCGCACGGATTCAGCGAGATGCTGTACGAGTTCAGCTCGGCGAGTGCGAACAACGGATCGGGCTTCGAAGGACTGGGCGACAACACGGTGCCCTGGAACGTGGCGACCGGCATCGTCATGCTGCTCGCCAGGTTCATCCCCATCATCCTGCCGCTGGCGATCGTCGGATCCCTGATGACGAAGCGGCGGACCGCGGAATCGGCGGGAACGCTCGGCGTGGAGGATGGAACCTTCGCTGGCATGCTTGTGGCGACGATCCTCGTCGTCGGCGCTCTGACCTTCTTCCCGGCTGCCACGCTGGGACCGGTTGCAGAGCATCTCATCTACATGAACTAA
- the kdpB gene encoding potassium-transporting ATPase subunit KdpB has translation MDTSNLRKRMPVSALADPKIIGPAIGSAFAKLDPRVLAKNPVMFVVEVVAALTTVLFLRDLAVGAEGLGFTFQIILWLWFTILFANFAEAVAEGRGKAQADTLRRTRTETQAKLLTESDSSKYKTVPGTSLKVGDVVLVEPGDTIPSDGEVVEGVASVNEAAITGESAPVIRESGGDRSAVTGGTQVLSDWIKVRITAAPGSTFLDRMIKLVEGAERQKTPNEIALNVLLAGLTIIFVLAVATIPSFASYAGGSIPIPVLVALFVALIPTTIGALLSAIGIAGMDRLVRFNVLAMSGRAVEAAGDVDTLLLDKTGTITLGNRQATEFRPIRGVSEQELADAAQLASLADETPEGRSIVVLAKEKYGIRGRDVGESRANFIPFTAQSRMSGVEIGDSWIRKGAVDAVLRFLNVSPGAAAGAGTSRSARSAPSPDAVRELNAIADEVAKSGGTPLAVARDGKLLGIVHLKDIVKGGIRERFQQLRLMGIRTIMITGDNAMTAAAIAAEAGVDDFLAQATPEDKLKLIRDEQAKGKLVAMCGDGTNDAPALAQSDVGVAMNTGTQAAREAGNMVDLDSNPTKLIEIVEIGKQLLMTRGALTTFSISNDVAKYFAIIPAMFVTLYPQLGALNIMGLATPQSAILSAIIFNAVIIIALVPLALKGVAYRAIGAPAVLRRNLLIYGLGGLIIPFIGIKLIDMLVSALHLA, from the coding sequence ATGGACACTTCGAACCTGCGCAAGCGGATGCCGGTTTCGGCATTGGCCGATCCAAAGATCATAGGACCGGCGATCGGCTCTGCCTTCGCCAAGCTCGATCCGCGGGTCCTTGCGAAGAATCCCGTCATGTTCGTGGTCGAGGTTGTCGCGGCGCTGACCACTGTCCTCTTTCTGCGCGATCTGGCGGTGGGCGCAGAGGGTCTCGGCTTCACATTCCAGATTATCCTGTGGCTCTGGTTCACGATACTGTTCGCGAACTTCGCCGAAGCAGTGGCGGAGGGGCGCGGCAAGGCGCAGGCTGATACGCTGAGAAGGACACGGACTGAAACGCAGGCCAAGCTCCTGACGGAATCCGATAGTTCCAAGTACAAGACCGTCCCGGGCACGAGCTTGAAGGTTGGCGATGTCGTCCTGGTCGAACCGGGCGATACGATCCCGTCGGATGGCGAGGTTGTCGAGGGTGTTGCCTCCGTCAACGAAGCGGCGATCACCGGCGAGTCGGCGCCAGTCATTCGGGAATCGGGCGGCGACCGCTCGGCGGTGACCGGCGGCACGCAGGTGCTGTCCGACTGGATCAAGGTGCGAATCACAGCCGCGCCAGGCTCGACCTTCCTCGATCGCATGATCAAGCTGGTAGAAGGCGCCGAGCGCCAGAAGACGCCGAACGAGATCGCCCTCAATGTCCTGCTCGCAGGCTTGACCATCATCTTCGTTCTGGCGGTGGCGACGATCCCCAGTTTCGCGAGCTATGCCGGCGGCAGCATCCCGATCCCGGTTCTCGTCGCGCTGTTTGTCGCCTTGATCCCGACGACCATCGGCGCGCTGCTGTCGGCCATCGGCATCGCTGGCATGGATCGCCTCGTTCGCTTCAATGTGCTGGCCATGTCCGGCCGCGCCGTAGAAGCTGCCGGCGACGTCGATACGCTGCTGCTCGACAAGACCGGAACGATCACGCTGGGTAACCGGCAGGCGACTGAATTCCGGCCGATCCGCGGCGTATCCGAGCAGGAGCTCGCGGATGCGGCGCAGCTTGCCTCGCTTGCCGACGAGACTCCGGAAGGCCGGTCGATCGTCGTGCTGGCCAAGGAGAAATACGGGATTCGTGGACGTGATGTCGGCGAGAGCCGTGCTAACTTCATTCCGTTCACGGCCCAAAGCCGCATGAGTGGCGTCGAGATCGGCGACTCGTGGATCCGCAAGGGCGCGGTAGATGCCGTCCTGCGCTTCCTCAATGTCTCACCGGGCGCGGCTGCGGGCGCAGGCACATCCCGTTCCGCACGCTCGGCGCCGAGCCCCGACGCTGTACGCGAGCTCAACGCCATCGCCGATGAGGTCGCCAAATCGGGTGGCACACCTCTTGCTGTCGCCCGGGACGGCAAGTTGCTCGGCATCGTGCATCTGAAGGACATCGTCAAGGGCGGCATTCGCGAGCGCTTCCAGCAACTGCGGCTTATGGGCATCCGCACCATCATGATCACCGGCGACAATGCGATGACGGCCGCGGCGATCGCGGCTGAGGCCGGTGTCGACGACTTTCTCGCCCAGGCGACGCCCGAGGACAAGCTCAAGCTCATCCGGGATGAACAGGCCAAGGGCAAGCTCGTCGCGATGTGCGGCGACGGCACCAACGACGCCCCGGCGCTCGCGCAGTCGGATGTCGGCGTCGCCATGAACACGGGCACCCAGGCTGCACGCGAAGCCGGCAACATGGTCGACCTCGACTCCAATCCGACGAAGCTGATCGAGATCGTCGAGATCGGCAAGCAGCTTCTCATGACCCGCGGCGCCTTGACGACCTTCTCGATCTCCAACGACGTGGCGAAGTACTTCGCGATCATCCCGGCGATGTTCGTGACTCTGTATCCACAGCTGGGAGCACTGAACATCATGGGCCTGGCGACGCCGCAGAGCGCAATCCTTTCGGCCATCATTTTCAATGCGGTGATCATCATCGCGCTGGTGCCGCTGGCACTAAAGGGCGTTGCATATCGAGCCATCGGCGCGCCAGCCGTGCTGCGCCGAAACCTGCTGATTTACGGATTGGGCGGGCTGATCATACCGTTCATCGGGATCAAGCTCATCGACATGCTCGTATCCGCATTACATCTCGCGTGA
- a CDS encoding K(+)-transporting ATPase subunit F, with amino-acid sequence MIFDYALAGVVTVGLLIYLTYALLRPDRF; translated from the coding sequence ATGATTTTCGACTACGCGCTTGCAGGTGTCGTGACAGTGGGCCTGCTGATCTATCTCACCTATGCGCTGCTGCGGCCCGACCGATTCTAG
- a CDS encoding NUDIX hydrolase codes for MVATKKKVVRKARRGERVRQVAAIPFRLSERGDIEVMLVTSISTRRFIVPKGWPMKGKSGRKAATIEAQEEAGVLGKTLKQPAGTYSYWKRLTNRFVRVDVTVYLLAVTEELANWQEAKRRQRAWLAPEDAAMLIDEPDLSTLLKNLKVPQPAPA; via the coding sequence ATGGTAGCCACCAAGAAGAAGGTCGTACGCAAGGCGAGGAGGGGTGAGCGGGTTCGTCAGGTCGCTGCGATTCCCTTTCGGCTGAGCGAGCGTGGCGATATCGAGGTGATGCTGGTCACCTCGATATCGACAAGGCGCTTTATCGTGCCCAAGGGTTGGCCGATGAAAGGCAAGAGCGGGCGCAAGGCAGCCACCATCGAAGCGCAGGAGGAAGCCGGCGTCCTCGGCAAGACGCTGAAGCAGCCGGCAGGCACGTATTCCTACTGGAAGCGGCTGACGAACCGCTTCGTCCGCGTCGACGTCACTGTCTATCTGCTGGCGGTGACCGAGGAACTGGCCAACTGGCAGGAGGCCAAAAGGCGGCAGCGGGCATGGCTGGCGCCGGAAGACGCGGCGATGCTCATCGACGAGCCCGATCTGTCGACGCTGCTGAAGAACTTGAAGGTTCCCCAGCCCGCGCCCGCTTAA
- a CDS encoding citryl-CoA lyase: protein MSSAGKKTGRERGEEWWQTGIIEMRPGVIRLRGYEIQDLIGRVSFPAMIWLMLRGELPGEEQAALLGIALGAAVDHGPQAPSIAIARMAATCGVGINSAMASAINVLGDVHGGAGEQALAFYGDIAAALDAGTALADAVPARLDRFFADEESYVPGLGHRFHPVDPRAPRLIELTRDFAARGVVSGRFADIAEAVEAEVARRKGKKIPLNIDGATAVIYGELGFPPPLTRGLFVLSRSVGILAHAWEQSQETDRNKGPLPREWLWAYTGTPVRPFPEGDDGSK from the coding sequence ATGAGCAGCGCTGGGAAAAAGACCGGTCGCGAGCGCGGCGAGGAATGGTGGCAAACCGGCATCATCGAGATGCGCCCCGGCGTGATCCGGCTGCGAGGCTACGAGATCCAGGATCTGATCGGCCGCGTCAGCTTTCCAGCGATGATCTGGCTGATGTTGCGCGGCGAACTGCCTGGTGAGGAGCAGGCGGCGCTGCTCGGCATTGCGCTGGGTGCCGCAGTCGACCATGGGCCGCAGGCGCCGTCGATCGCCATTGCCCGCATGGCGGCCACCTGCGGCGTCGGCATCAACAGCGCCATGGCATCGGCCATCAATGTGCTTGGCGACGTGCATGGTGGCGCCGGCGAGCAGGCGCTTGCTTTCTACGGCGACATCGCCGCGGCATTGGATGCAGGGACGGCGCTTGCCGATGCCGTCCCGGCGCGGCTCGATCGTTTCTTCGCCGACGAAGAATCCTATGTGCCGGGGCTCGGCCATCGCTTCCATCCGGTCGATCCGCGAGCGCCGCGCCTCATCGAGCTGACCCGCGATTTTGCCGCGCGTGGCGTCGTCAGCGGACGTTTCGCCGACATCGCCGAGGCTGTCGAGGCGGAGGTCGCGCGGCGCAAGGGCAAGAAAATCCCGCTCAACATCGACGGCGCCACCGCCGTCATCTATGGCGAACTCGGCTTCCCGCCGCCGCTGACGCGCGGCCTTTTCGTGCTGTCTCGTTCGGTCGGCATATTGGCGCATGCGTGGGAGCAGTCGCAGGAGACCGACCGCAACAAGGGGCCGCTGCCGCGCGAGTGGCTTTGGGCCTATACCGGCACGCCGGTGCGGCCTTTTCCCGAGGGGGATGACGGCTCCAAATGA